In Bradyrhizobium paxllaeri, the genomic stretch ACGCCGCCACCCCGGACGCCCCGGCTGCGGCGAAGCCTGCCGCCCCGACGGACAAGAGGCCGGTGGTCGTGATCGATCCCGGCCATGGCGGCGTCGACAACGGCACCCAGGCCGGCGGCGGCGATATCATGGAAAAGAACCTGGTGCTGACCTTTGGTTTGGCGCTGCGCGACCGAATCGAGAAATCGGGCAAGTATCGCGTGGTCATGACCCGGACCGACGACACCTTCATTCCGCTCGCTGACCGCGTGAAGGTTGCGCGCAGCGAGGCGGCGGCGCTGTTCGTTTCGATCCATGCCGACGCTTTGCCGCGCGGCGAGGGCGACGCCCAGGGCGCCACCATCTACACACTGTCCGACAAGGCCTCTGACTCCGAAGCCGAGCGGCTGGCAGATGTCGAGAACAAGTCGGACGCGATCGGCGGGGTCAGTCTCGCCGACGAGCCGACCGAAGTCGCCGATATCCTGATCGACCTGGTGCAGCGGGAGACCAAGACCTTTTCAAACCGGTTCGCGCGGGTCCTGATGGGCGAAATGAAGAACACGGTGCGGATGCACAAGCACCCGCTGAAATCAGCCGGCTTCCGGGTCTTGAAGGCACCCGATGTGCCCTCGGTCCTGGTCGAACTCGGCTACGTCTCCAACAAGGGCGATCTTGAGCATCTGGTGTCGGAAAATTGGCGGAACCGGACCGTCGGCTCGATGGCGCAGGCAATCGATACGTTTCTGGCCAAACGGCTGGCAACTGCCGGGCCGGGCAAATAAAAAGCCCGATACACATCGCGTAAAAGTGGGCTGAAAGGCGTGCTGCTCGGTGGCCCAAGCCCTAGTTTGGCCACAGCGGCAACGGTATAGATCGGGTAGAAAATCGCGTACTGGTCTTCGGAATCGGTCAATATTGTCCGCCGGACCTTTATTATTGTTCGACCGCGTAGCGGTGGCCCGTTCGGGGGATTGCCGCGTTTGGATAGCCGCCGCAGATGACGGCGCAAGGGTTGAAACGGAACGTCGATAATGCGCTTGCTGGTCCGGTTTCTGGGTTTCCTGTTCGCCGCCGGCACGGTCGTGTTCCTGGTCGGCGTGGCCGGCGTTGCGGGCGCGATCTGGCATTTCTCCAAGGACCTGCCCGACTATTCGCAACTCCAGGACTACGAGCCGCCGGTGATGACGCGCGTGCACGCCTCCGACGGCGCGCTGCTCGGTGAGTATTCCAAGGAGCGCCGCCTCTATCTGCCGATCCAGGCAGTGCCGAAGCTCGTCATCAACGCGTTCCTGGCGGCCGAGGACAAGAACTTCTACGAGCACGGCGGCATCGACTTCACCGGCATGGCGCGCGCGGCCGTGCTCTATGCGCAGAACTTCGGCTCCAACAAGCGTCCGCAGGGTGCGTCTACGATCACCCAGCAGGTCGCGAAGAACTTCTTGCTGACCAACGAAGTCTCCTTCACCCGCAAGATCAAGGAAGCCTTGCTGGCGATGCGTATCGAGCGCGCCTATTCCAAGGACCGCATCCTCGAACTCTATCTCAACGAAATCTATCTCGGTCTCGGCGCTTACGGCATCGCGGCGGCCTCGCTGGTCTATTTCGACAAATCGGTCAACGAGCTCACGGTCGCGGAAGCCTCCTATCTGGCGGCGCTGCCGAAGGCGCCCGCTGCGCTGCATCCGGTGCGTAACCGCGATCGCGCGGTGGAGCGGCGTAACTACGTGGTCGATCGCCTCGTGGAAAACGGCTGGATCAAGCAGGCCGACGCCGACAAGGCCCGCAAGGAACAGCTCAACGTCACCAGCCGCGGCAACGGCGCGCATATCTTTGCCGGCGAATATTTCGCCGAGGAAGTCCGGCGCGACATTTTCGAGCGCTACGGCGAAAAGAAGCTGTACGAGGGGGGGCTGTCGGTGCGTGCGACGCTCGATCCGAAGATGCAGGTGATGGCGCGCAAGACCATGGTTGCCGGCCTCGTCCGCTATGACGAGGCGAGCGGCTGGCGCGGCGCGCCCTCGAAGCTCGACATTTCCGGCGACTGGGGCGTCAAGCTCGCCGACGTCAAATCGCTGTCGGATATCTCGCCCTGGCGGATGGCCGTGGTGTTGGAAACATCGGACCAGTCGGCGCGGATCGGTTTCCAGCCGGGCCGCGAACTCGGCGGCGCCGTCAGCAAGCAGCGGCAGACCGGCATCATCACGCTCGACGGCGTGCGCTGGGCCAAGGCTGCATCCGGGCCCACGAAAGGCAGGACGCCGACCTCGGTGGCGCAGGTGCTGTCGCCGGGCGATGTGATCTACGCCGATCCGCTGTTCGACAAGGAGGGCAAGCCTGTCGAGGGCCAGTACCGGTTGCGGCAATTGCCTGAAGTGTCCGGCGCGATGGTCGCGATGGACCCGTGGACCGGCCGCGTGCTCGCGATGGTCGGCGGCTTCTCGTTTGACCAGAGCCAGTTCAACCGTGCGACCCAAGCCTATCGGCAGCCGGGCTCGTCGTTCAAGCCGCTGGTCTATTCGGCGGCGATGGACAATGGGTACACGCCGTCGACCGTCGTGGTCGACGCGCCCATCGAGATCGACCAGGGGCAGGGCGCCGGTGTCTGGCGTCCGGAAAACTATTCGTCCGGCAAATATGGCGGCCCGACGACGCTGCGTAACGCGCTCCGGCAATCGCTGAACACGGTGACGGTGCGCTTGGCGCAGGACATTGGCATGCCCTTGATCGGCGAATATTCGAAGCGCTTCGGCGTCTATGACGAACTGCCGAATTACCTGTCCTACGCGCTCGGCGCCGGTGAAACCACTGTGATGCGCATGGTGACGGCCTATTCGATGTTCGCCAATGGCGGCCGCCGGGTGAAGCCGACCCTGATCGATCGCATCCAGGACCGTTACGGCCATACGATCTACAAGCACGACGCGCGCGAGTGCCGCGGCTGCGACGCGCCTGGCGGCTGGAAGAATCAGTCCGAGCCGCAACTGGTGGACCGGCGCGAGCAGGTGCTCGACCCGATGACGGCCTACCAGATCACTTCGATGATGGAGTATGTCGTGCAGGCGGGCACGGCGACGGTGGTCAAGGAAGTCGGCAAACCCATCGCGGGCAAGACCGGCACCACCAATGATGAGAAGGACGCGTGGTTCATCGGCTTCTCGCCGGACCTCGTGGTCGGCATCTATGTCGGCTACGACAAGCCGCGCAATCTCGGCCGCGGCATGACCGGCGGTCACCTCGCCGCGCCGATCGCCAAGGATTTCCTGAAACTCGCGCTCGCCGACAAGCCGGCGATCCCCTTCAAAGTACCCGCCGGCATCAAGCTGGTTCGCGTCGATGCCAAGAGCGGCATGCGCGCCGGCCCGGGCGAGGGCGGTCGCACCATCCTCGAAGCGTTCAAGCCGGGCACCGCGCCGCCGGATAACTATTCCGTCATCGGCGTCGCCGACATGGATGGCCGGTCGCCGCAGGGATACCCGCCAGGGTATCAGCAAGGGTACCAACAAGGGTATCAGCAAGGATATCAACAGCCCGACGCCGGCAATATCATGCGTCCGGGGACCGGCGGCCTTTACTAATCCGAGAGCCCTACTGTAATCACAAGCTGCGCTTGCGATGTCACCTGATATCGACCCGGCACGCCGGCTCGTATCGCGGGAAAGCGAATTGCCCGATTTCGACCATTTGAGCATGGGATAGCGTCAGACGGCGAATCCTCGGGTAGAGGGTTTGTGCGCGAATGCACGTCGGGAATTACGACGCAACAGTTGGAATGAAACTTTGATAATACGCTTTCTGTTGCGGTTTTTCGGCTTCTTGTTCGCAGCCGGAAGCGTGGTGTTCCTGGTGGGCGTGGCCGGTGTCGCAGCCGGTATCTGGCATTTCTCCAGGGATCTGCCGGATTATTCGCAGCTGCAGGATTACGAGCCGCCGGTGATGACGCGCGTGCACGCCGCTGACGGCGCGCTGCTCGGCGAGTATTCCAAGGAACGGCGGCTCTATCTGCCGATTCAGGCGATGCCGAAACTCGTCACCAACGCGTTCCTCGCAGCAGAGGACAAGAACTTCTACGAGCATGGCGGCCTCGACTTCACCGGCCTGGCGCGCGCCGCAGTCCTCTACGTGCAGAATCTCGGCTCCAACCGCCGCCCGCAGGGCGCCTCGACGATCACCCAGCAGGTCGCAAAGAACTTTTTGCTGACCAACGAGGTGTCGTTCACACGCAAGATCAAGGAAGCGCTGCTCGCGATGCGCATCGAGCGCGCCTATTCGAAGGATCGCATCCTCGAACTCTATCTGAACGAAATCTATCTCGGCCTTGGTGCGTACGGTATCGCCGCGGCGTCGCTGGTCTATTTCGATAAGTCCGTGAACGACCTGACGATTGCCGAAGCCGCCTATCTCGCCGCGCTTCCGAAAGCGCCGGGTACGCTGCATCCGGTGCGTAATCGCGACCGCTCGGTCGAGCGCCGCAATTACGTGATCGATCGTCTGGTCGAAAACGGCTGGATCAAGCAGGCCGACGCCGACAAGGCGCGCAAGGAGCCGCTGGTCGTGGCCAGCCGCGGCAACGGCGCGCATACGTTTGCCGGCGAGTATTTTGCCGAGGAAGTCCGCCGCGACATTTTTGAGCGCTACGGCGAGAAGAAGCTGTACGAAGGCGGCTTGTCGGTCCGCACCACGCTCGATCCGAAGATGCAGGTGATGGCGCGCAAGGCCATGGCCGCCGGCCTCGTAAATTTCGACGAAGCGCAAGGCTGGCGCGGCGCCATGAGCAAGCTGGACATTTCCGGCGACTGGGGCGTGAAGCTCGCCGAGATCAAATCGCTGAGCGACATCTCGCCCTGGCGGATGGCCGTGGTGCTGGAGACATCCGAACAGTCGGCCCGCATCGGCTTCCAGCCCGGCCGCGAACTTGGCGGCGCCATTTCCAAGGAACGGCAAACCGGTCTCATCACGCTGGATGGCGTGCGATGGGCGAAGCCGGCTGCGGCGCGCGGCAAACCGGCGACAGGCTCGGTCTCGCAGATCCTGTCGCCGGGCGACGTGATCTACGCCGATCCGCTGTTCGACAAGGAAGGCAGGGTGATCGAGGGCCAGTATCGGCTGCGTCAGTTGCCGGAAGTGTCTGGCGCCATGGTCGCTATGGACCCGTTGACCGGCCGCGTGGTCGCGATGGTCGGCGGCTTCTCGTTCGACCAGAGCCAGTTCAATCGCGCGACCCAAGCCTATCGGCAGCCGGGGTCGACTTTCAAGCCGCTGGTCTATTCGGCGGCGATCGACAATGGCTACACGCCGGCGACGATCATGATCGACGGGCCGATCGAGATCGATCAGGGGCAGGGCAACGGCGTCTGGCGGCCGGACAATTTTTCGGTGGGCAGCTATAAGGGGCCGATCACGCTGCGCGATGCCCTGAAACAATCGCTCAACACCGTCACGGTGCGGCTGGCGCAGGATGTCGGCATGCCCCTGATCGGCGAATATGCCAAGCGCTTCGGCGTCTACGAGGAATTGCCGAACTATCTTTCCTATTCGCTAGGCGCCGGCGAGACCACGGTCATGCGGATGGTGACGGCCTATTCGATGTTTGCCAATGGCGGCCGGCGGGTGAAGCCGACACTGATCGACCGCATCCAGGACCGCTACGGACGCACGATCTTCAAGCATGACCAGCGCGAGTGCCGCGGCTGCGATGCGCCGGGCGGCTGGAAGAACCAGCCCGAGCCGCAACTCGTCGACCGCCGCGAGCAGGTGCTGGATACGTTGACCGCCTACCAGATCACGTCGATGCTCGAAGGCGTGGTGCAGGGTGGAACGGCGACGATCATGCGCGAGGTCGGCAAGCCGATCGCCGGTAAGACGGGCACCACCAGTGACGCAAAAGACGTCTGGTTCGTCGGTTTTTCGCCGGATCTCGTCGTCGGTCTCTATCTTGGCTACGACAAGCCACGCACGCTGGGCCGGGCCGCGCAGGGCGGCCGCATCGCCGCCCCGATCGCGAAGGATTTCATGAAGCTCGCGCTGGCCGATAAGCCGCCGACCCCGTTCAAGGTTCCTCCCGGAATCAGGCTGGTGCGCATCGATTCGAAGAGCGGCATGCGCCCCGCACCCGGTGATACCGGCCGTACGGTTCTGGAAGCCTTCAAGCCGGGCACCGCGCCACCGGATAGTTACGCCGCCGTCGTCGGCGTTGCTGAGGGGGAAGAAGGACAGGTGCAGGGCTATCCCCAGGCACAGGGATATCCTCAGGCGCAGGGATATCCCCAAGGGTATCGGCCCGAGACCGACTCGATCATGCGTCCCGGAACCGGCCGGCTCTACTAGACCGCCAGCAGGTTGCGCTTTGTGGCGTCCGCCGCTACATCCCTTGCGGCATCATCCAATCGCGGCATAAGCCGCAGACAGAAGAGACCATGCGCGCGGAAGTCGAACGCCTCGTAGAAGAGATCAAGCAGTCAGTCGGGCTGCTGAGGAGGCATCTTTGACGTCGAGAAATCCACGGCCCGGCTCGCCGAGCTGAACAGTCTCGCCGAAGATCCCAATCTCTGGAATGATCCCCAGAAGGCCCAGAAGCTGATGCAGGAGCGCACCTCGCTGGTGGATGCGCTCGAAGGCATCGGCAAGGTCGAGCGCGAGCTCGACGACAATGTCGAGATGATTGCGCTCGGCGAGGCCGAGAACGACGAAGGCGTCGTCGTCGAGGCCGAGAACGCGCTGAAAGCCCTGAAGAAGGAAGTCGCCCGCCGCGAGCTGGAAGCGCTGCTGTCCGGCGAAGCCGACAAGTTCGATTCCTATCTCGAAGTGCATGCCGGCGCCGGCGGCACCGAAAGCCAGGACTGGGCCTCGATGCTGCTGCGCATGTACACGCGCTGGGCCGAGAACCACGGCTTCAAGATCGAATATCTCGAGGAGTCCCAGGGCGAAGAGGCCGGCATCAAATCCGCCACCATCCAGATCAGCGGCCACAATGCCTATGGCTGGCTGAAGACGGAGGCCGGCGTGCATCGCCTGGTGCGGATCTCGCCGTTTGACTCCAACGCGCGACGGCACACCTCGTTCTCGTCGGTGCAGATTTTCCCCGTCATCGACGACTCCATCAAGATCGAGATCAAGGAATCCGACGTACGCACCGACACCATGCGCTCCGGCGGCGCCGGCGGCCAGCACGTCAACAAGACCGAGTCGGCGGTGCGCCTGACCCATATTCCGACCGGCATTGCCGTGGTCTGCCAGGCAGGCCGCTCGCAGCACAAGAACCGCGCACAGGCGTGGGACATGTTGCGCGCGCGGCTCTACGAGATCGAGCTGAAGAAGCGCGAGGAGCAGGCCGCCGCCGATCAGGCCGCCAAGACCGACATCGGCTGGGGCCACCAGATCCGCTCCTACGTGCTGCAACCCTATCAGATGGTAAAGGACCTGCGCACCGGCGTGCAGACCTCGGATACCTCGGGCGTGCTCGACGGCGACCTCGACGAGTTCATGGCGGCAACGCTGGCGCAGCGCGCGTTTGGCACGGGTCCAGGCTCGGTCGAGGATGTGGATTAATCCATGACCAAAGTGGCCTTCATCGGGCTCGGTCGCATGGGTCATGGCATGGCCGGCTGCTACCTCGATGCAGGTTTTGACGTTGCGGTGTGGAATCGCAGCAAGGCCAAAGCGGAAGATTTGATCGCGCGCGGCGCGCGGTGGGCTTCGTCTCCGGCTGATGCCGCCGACGGCGCAGATGCCGTCGTGACGATGGTTGCCGACGACGAGGCGTCGCGCAGCGTCTGGCTCGGCGAGAGTGGCGCTGCAGCGAAGATGAAAGCCGGCAGCCTCGCGATCGAGTGTTCGACCGTTTCGCACCAGCATGCGCTCGACATGGCGCGCGAACTGCGTGGGCGCGGCCTGATCTATATCGATTGTCCTGTCACAGGCCTGCCGCAGGCGGCTGCTGCCGGAAAGCTGACCTTGCTCGTCGGTGCTGACGCCGCCGATCTGGATCGCGCAAAACCCTATCTCGCCCCAATCGGCGACGCCATCAGGCACTTTGGCGCCGTTGGCACCGGCACCGTCTTCAAGCTGATCAACAACCTGATGGGCGCGGTGCAGATCGCAAGCCTCGCCGAAGGCGTGGCGATGGCCGAGCAGGCCGGGCTGGACATGAACCTGGTCGCGGAAGCGTTGGCAACCGGCGCGGTGGCGTCTCCGCAGGTGATCCGGCATTCAAAGCGCATGGTCGCGCGCGATTTCTCCGGCGCGTCGTTCACGTCAGCGCTCCGTCACAAGGACGCGGCCTATGCGGTGGCGCTCGCTGAAACGCTGCTGCCCGGCGTGCCCGTCAGCCGCGCCGCGCTTGCCGCCTATGAGAAGGCGAAGACAAACGCGCCCGATGAAGACGAGGGCCGGATGATCGAGATCGTATCGCGGCCGAAATAATCTTCAGAAATCGGGTGGACGGCAACGTGCATCCGGTCCTAGCTGGCTGCGCGATTTCACCAGGTTCTTGCGAAATGACCGCCAGCGACGGCCGGATCGATACGCGCGATTGGGCATTGCTTGCCGCATTGTCGGTGCTGTGGGGCGGATCGTTCTTCTTCAATGGCGTGGTGCTGCGCGAGTTGCCGCCGTTCACGCTCGTGCTGTTGCGTGTACTGCTGGCCGCCATGATCCTGCTGCCGGTGCTTTGCGCGCAGCGACTGCCGTTTCCGAAGGGGTGGATCGGCTGGAGGCCGTTCTTCCTCGTCGCCTTGTTCAACAATGTGCTGCCGTTCTCGCTGATCGTCACCGGACAGATCTACATCCCGAGCGGACTGGCTTCGATCCTCAATGCCACCACGCCGCTGTTCACGGTGGCGGTGATGGCACTGGCGGGCGAGGAGAAGCTCATCATCAGGCGTGTGGCCGGTGTTATCGTCGGCCTTGCCGGCGTCGTGATCCTTCGCGGCGGCGGACTGGGCTTTGCCGGCGGGCAGGGGCTCGGCGTCCTGCTGTGTCTCGCGGCAGCCCTGAGCTACGGCATCTCCGCGCTGATCGCGCGGCGCGCGCTATCGGATTCGCCGCCGCTTGCCACCACCACGTTTCAATTGATGGCATCGAGCCTGATGATGTCTGTCGTTGCCGGCATTTTCGAGCGTCCCTGGCAATTGCCGATGCCTGGTGCGGTGACATGGTTCGCGGTGCTCGGTCTTGCCGGCTTGTCGACGGCGCTTGCCTATATCGTGTTCTTCCAGATTTTGCGGCGCTCCGGCGCCACCAACGTCATGCTGGTGACGCTGCTTGTGCCTGTCACCGCCATCCTGCTCGGCTCGCTCGTGCTCGGCGAGCAGATTTCGCCGCGCGAGATCGCAGGCGCACTGGTGATCGGCAGCGCGCTGCTGTTGATCGACGGCCGCGTGCTGAAGTTTCCCAAGCGTTGGCTTGCTCGCGCAAGGGGGCGCTAGCCAGCTTGACATTTGCCTATATAGCAATACGATTTGCCTTATAAGCAAAGCGGGAGAGCAGCGTGGTTTCGGCAGAGGCTGGCCGGCGCGCCCGCGAGGCGGCGCGCCTTGCCGGGATTGGCGCTGTCATTCGCAGGGCTCGATCGGCACGCGGTTTGACGCTCGATGAACTCGCCGGAATGGTCGGGCTGTCAGTGACGTTTCTCTCGCGGATCGAGCGCGGACTGATCGCGTGTTCGATCGGCAATCTCCTGGAAATTGCCGGCGTCCTTCAACTGCCGCCGGCCGAATTATTCGCCGATATCGAAGGCGAGGAACGGACACGCGCGTATCGCGTGGTGCGGTCCATCGATGCTGCTCCATCGAAGGACGCCGACGCAAATTATGCCTGGTGCAAGCTTGCTTCGGGCGTGGGCGAGCAGCGGCTGGAGACTTTCCTGCTCGAATTGTCGGCCAAACCGCGCAAGCCGACGCTGGTCGCGCATCCCGGCGAAGAAATGTGTTTTGTCCTCGAAGGCAGCGTCGAATTTCAGGTGGGCGACGAGACCATCGCGCTGGAGCGCGGCGATTCGATTCATTTGCGCTCGGACGTGCCGCATATGGCGTGGGCGCGGGGCTCCGGCAGCGCGCGCCTGCTCATGGTGACATCGATCGAAAATCAGTCGGCCATCGCGGTCGAGTGGTGGAGCAATATTGCGGGCAGGAAAGGCGAACGAGAGAAAACGGCAAAAGGGAGAGCAAAATGAGTGCTGTCAGCAGCAAGGAGATTCCCGATACGGCGGCCGCCAATGCGGATTTGACGACGGCGCGCGAAGCGTCGCGCAAGGACCACAAGCCATACGAGACGCGCCATTTCGACGACGTCGATTGGGAGACGATCAGGTGGCCGGGCGAAACAGGCAAAATGCTCTTTCATCCGCGACCGGAACGTCCGACCGAACCGAACGCGGGAATCCTGCGGCTTGAGCCCGGCGCCTATCACCCCGAGCACTATCATGGCTTCGCGCAGGTCTGGCACATCCTGAAGGGCGAGTTTTCAATCGACGGAACGCTGCATGGTCCGGGAACGGTGCTGTTCCATCCCGACCCGCACTTTGAGGGCGAATTCCGCACTGAAACGGGCGGGGAGATATTCATCGTCCAGTATCCTGGTCCGACAACCGGTGAGCGTCCGATCTATAGCGGCCGGTTCAACATGGCGGAACGCAAGGCGGTTGCGAGCGAACGCGTCGATCTCTGAACCGGCCGATCACGCGATCTATCGCGCAGGCTGACTGGAAGCAGATGTCTTCCAGTCGGCGAGCCAGTTTCTGAACCTTCCGCTGTCGCGCGTCCCCCCGTGCCAGGCCGCGTGCACGGTGCCGTCGCCGGCGACCATGATGACGACGTCGAGCCCCTTGGAACGGCGCAGCGTATCGATCGCCTGTTGTGGGGTCTGGGCGATGGGGCCTGCGACATTGAAGGACGTATTGACAGATAGCTCCACGCCGATGTGGCGGCCGAGCGCCTTCAGATAGGCGTAGGTGAGGGGATCGTCTTCGTCGCGCACGATCTGGATGCGGCCGGTGCCATCGGCGTGAATGACCGCCGGAATTTTTTCGCGGGCATGCGGCTTCGAATGCGCCGTGAGCACCATGTAATTATAGGCGTTGTAGTCGGCATCCGAGGCGCCGGGCAGCAGTTCGAAATATTCCTGCGCCGCCTCCAGCGTCGCCATCGGCGCCAGCGGGCGAATGGCCTCGCGATATTTGACGCGCTCGTTCAGCCGCTCGCGCGCCTTGGGATCGCAGGGGTTGGCGAGGATCGAGCGATGGCCGAGCGCGCGGGGGCCGGTTTCGGCCGCACCCTGATACAGCGCGATCACGCCGTTCTGCGCGACCATGAACGCCATCAAATCCGCGATCGCCTCGCGGCCTTCAGGCGTCGAGATATCGCCGATCTGTTGCGAGGCGACGTCGTCGGCTTCGAGCGCGCCGGCAATGTCGTCGCGCGACGGCGGCGTGCCGCAATAGAAAGCATGCGTCATCGGCGCACCGCGTGGGGCGCCCGCCAGATGCGCGAACAGCCAGGCGGCGCCGATGGTGACGCCGGGATCGCCGGGCACTGGCGGCACCCATAGACGCAGGCGGGCGTTGCGCTGCTGCGCTTCCGCGAACCATGCTTCACTGAAATGCTCGAGCAGCCGCATATTGCCGACCGCGTTCAGTGCGACGCCGCCGGTCAGCACCAGCCGATCGGCGGCCGTCGCGCGCAGCAGATGATCGACGACATGGATCATGGCGTCCTCGAACACCAGTTGTGTCGCAGCCGCCTTGTCGAGACGATCCTTTGTATCGGGACGATGGTGGATGTCCTCGACGCGCAGCACCGCATCGGGATTCCAGAGCTGGTCCGGCCTCAGCGGCTCGCCGAGGATCTCGGTGAGGGCTTGCTTGTACGGGTGGTCGAAGGGGTCGCAGTACCAGTTCGCCAGCGCGCGATTGAGTTGGACCTTGCCGTTCGCACCGAAATGCAGAACATCGCGCAAGCGCGCGTAATACGGATTGCTGGCGCGGTCCATGTCGCCCCAGGCGGCAGCGCCCATATAGCGCCCCTCGCAGGACAGCCAGGTCCAGCCGCCCTGCGTCGACGAGATGACGCTGTAGAATGCGCCGAGTGAATCGAACATGCTGTCGTTGCAATAGAGCCGGCGCATCGCGCCACGCTCGACGACGTAAAGCGAGATCGAGCCCTGATCGCCGGTGCCGTCGAGCACCGCGATCGCGGTCGGCTTATCGTCGTCGGCGAACGGCGAGGCGGCGTAGGAGAACCAGGCATGGTTGTCGTGATGCGGCAGGCAGATCAGCGGCACGCGCTCGGCAAGCCCGAGCTGGCGGGCAAGGATCTTTGGCGTCCGCGTCATCTGGTCGAGGCGGCGGCCGTCGAAGCCGGCGGCCTCGGTGGTGCGCACGAGTTTTATGCTCTGAGGCAGTTCCTCGAGCACCGAGCGCGCCAGCGTGCCGGCGAGCGTCGGATAATCCCAGCTCGTGAGCCAGGCATCGATATCGCCGATGTCGCGGCCCATGGCCCGCAGCGTCGCCACAACGGCGTCGATCGACAGCTTTGGATATTCTGTCGTGTGCTTGTTGCCGGAGAAGCGCTCTTCCTCGTTGTTGACGATCAGTCGCGGTCCGTGCGCCTGCGTCACCTCGACCAGCGCCAGCCCTGAATTATGCGTGCCGG encodes the following:
- a CDS encoding helix-turn-helix domain-containing protein, producing the protein MVSAEAGRRAREAARLAGIGAVIRRARSARGLTLDELAGMVGLSVTFLSRIERGLIACSIGNLLEIAGVLQLPPAELFADIEGEERTRAYRVVRSIDAAPSKDADANYAWCKLASGVGEQRLETFLLELSAKPRKPTLVAHPGEEMCFVLEGSVEFQVGDETIALERGDSIHLRSDVPHMAWARGSGSARLLMVTSIENQSAIAVEWWSNIAGRKGEREKTAKGRAK
- a CDS encoding cupin domain-containing protein, with protein sequence MSAVSSKEIPDTAAANADLTTAREASRKDHKPYETRHFDDVDWETIRWPGETGKMLFHPRPERPTEPNAGILRLEPGAYHPEHYHGFAQVWHILKGEFSIDGTLHGPGTVLFHPDPHFEGEFRTETGGEIFIVQYPGPTTGERPIYSGRFNMAERKAVASERVDL
- a CDS encoding carbamoyltransferase C-terminal domain-containing protein yields the protein MKPNVRIGPRHPRLAAGGFRFARWLAAKTMGAAGFHQLGSEFADARIAHVRGKLARGETVYLAGIGAPGTHNSGLALVEVTQAHGPRLIVNNEEERFSGNKHTTEYPKLSIDAVVATLRAMGRDIGDIDAWLTSWDYPTLAGTLARSVLEELPQSIKLVRTTEAAGFDGRRLDQMTRTPKILARQLGLAERVPLICLPHHDNHAWFSYAASPFADDDKPTAIAVLDGTGDQGSISLYVVERGAMRRLYCNDSMFDSLGAFYSVISSTQGGWTWLSCEGRYMGAAAWGDMDRASNPYYARLRDVLHFGANGKVQLNRALANWYCDPFDHPYKQALTEILGEPLRPDQLWNPDAVLRVEDIHHRPDTKDRLDKAAATQLVFEDAMIHVVDHLLRATAADRLVLTGGVALNAVGNMRLLEHFSEAWFAEAQQRNARLRLWVPPVPGDPGVTIGAAWLFAHLAGAPRGAPMTHAFYCGTPPSRDDIAGALEADDVASQQIGDISTPEGREAIADLMAFMVAQNGVIALYQGAAETGPRALGHRSILANPCDPKARERLNERVKYREAIRPLAPMATLEAAQEYFELLPGASDADYNAYNYMVLTAHSKPHAREKIPAVIHADGTGRIQIVRDEDDPLTYAYLKALGRHIGVELSVNTSFNVAGPIAQTPQQAIDTLRRSKGLDVVIMVAGDGTVHAAWHGGTRDSGRFRNWLADWKTSASSQPAR